One Camelina sativa cultivar DH55 chromosome 3, Cs, whole genome shotgun sequence genomic window carries:
- the LOC104776805 gene encoding alpha-mannosidase I MNS5 isoform X1: MRYTASSSIMMSCTLLHPKKRLFLCLLVSLAFFLVVVDTSSQQHLEVKKKLMREKVRQMFYHAYDNYMAYAFPHDELKPLTKSFTDSLSELGNLKLEHLPTDYNGSAVTLVESLSSLAILGNSSEFEKGVHWLSDNLIFDIDARVNLFECNIRVLGGLISAHLLAIDPTNRLIQGSYNNQLLQLAEDLGKRFLPAFETPTGLPYAWINLKNGVMENETTETSTSGCGSLILEMGALSRLTGDPRFESAALRALRQLWRMRSSLDLLGTTLDVVTGEWLEYSSSIGAGVDSFYEYLLKAYILFGKEDYWQMFSSAYLASQKYFRHGPWYHEANMWSGKPTYWQLTSLQAFWPGLQVLAGDIAAANSTHREFFYVWEKFGVLPERYLLDHQMIHPTMKYYPLRPELAESTFYLYQATKDPWYLDVGEAMVKSLNLYTKVPGGFASVRDVTTMQLEDHQHSFFLAETCKYLYLLFDDSFVAKRNYIFTTEGHPIQVVSSWHEKLPKSYSGNWTLSKRGAWESGASALSLQVCPSIALNSRRPEQHRESACHVPDEKINHRCWSNKECGVDATTCRQRSCSGVGYCGLWNPL; encoded by the exons atgAGATACACAGCTTCATCATCGATCATGATGTCTTGTACTCTCCTCCATCCAAAGAAGCGTCTCTTCCTCTGCTTGCTTGTTTCTCTCGCTTTCTTCCTCGTCGTCGTCGACACCTCCTCTCAGCAGCATCTCGAGGTCAAGAAGAAACTTATGCGAGAGAAAGTACGCCAGAT GTTCTACCATGCGTATGACAACTACATGGCTTACGCGTTTCCG CATGATGAGCTAAAGCCTCTTACAAAAAGTTTCACAGACTCCCTCAGTGAGCTGGGAAATCTCAAG CTTGAACACCTGCCAACAGATTATAATGGATCAGCTGTAACACTTGTTGAATCCTTATCCAG CCTTGCTATATTGGGAAACAGTTCAGAGTTTGAAAAGGGGGTTCACTGGCTCTCAGATAATCTAATATTCGATATTGATGCACGGGTCAACCTTTTTGAG TGCAATATAAGAGTTCTTGGAGGACTTATCTCAGCTCATCTTCTTGCAATTGATCCAACTAATAGGTTGATTCAGGGGTCCTACAACAATCAGCTTCTTCAATTAGCTGAAGACCTTGGAAAACGCTTTTTACCAGCGTTTGAAACACCAACAGGATTACCATATGCATGGATTAATTTGAAG AATGGAGTAATGGAGAATGAGACAACTGAAACAAGCACTTCAGGATGTG GTTCTCTCATTCTTGAAATGGGAGCACTGTCACGGCTCACTGGTGACCCTAGGTTTGAATCAGCTGCATTACGTGCGCTTCGTCAGCTATGGAGGATGCGAAGTTCATTAGATCTGCTTGGGACGACTCTGGATGTGGTAACTGGGGAATGGCTGGAGTACTCCTCCAGCATTGGAGCTG GGGTTGACTCTTTCTATGAATACCTCTTGAAGGCTTATattctttttggaaaagaagacTACTGGCAAATGTTTAGTTCTGCTTATCTGGCATCTCAGAAGTATTTCAGACATGGGCCTTG GTACCATGAAGCTAATATGTGGAGTGGGAAACCTACTTATTGGCAGCTCACAAGTCTTCAGGCGTTTTGGCCCGGTCTACAG GTTCTCGCAGGAGATATCGCAGCTGCAAATTCAACGCACCGCGAGTTTTTCTATGTATGGGAGAAGTTTGGTGTATTACCTGAGAG GTATCTACTGGATCATCAAATGATACATCCGACCATGAAGTACTATCCACTACGTCCTGAATTAGCAGAATCCACGTTCTACCTATACCAAGctacaaaag ATCCGTGGTACCTAGATGTTGGGGAAGCAATGGTAAAATCTCTTAATTTGTACACAAAGGTGCCAGGGGGATTTGCAAGTGTCAGAGATGTGACGACCATGCAATTGGAAGATCATCAGCACAGTTTCTTTCTTGCTGAAAC GTGCAAGTACTTATATCTCCTCTTCGATGATTCATTTGTGGCCAAAaggaattatatatttacaaccGAGGGCCACCCTATTCAGGTTGTGAGCTCCTGGCATGAGAAACTACCAAAAAGTTATTCAGGCAACTGGACGCTTTCAAAG AGAGGGGCATGGGAAAGTGGAGCTAGCGCATTGTCACTGCAAGTATGTCCATCCATAGCTCTCAACTCTAGACGTCCTGAGCAACACAGAGAGAGTGCTTGCCATGTCCCTGACGAGAAAATCAATCATAGGTGTTGGAGCAACAAAGAGTGTGGAGTTGATGCCACTACTTGTAGACAAAGATCCTGCAGCGGAGTTGGATACTGCGGCTTATGGAATCCCTTATAA
- the LOC104776806 gene encoding protein EXECUTER 2, chloroplastic-like: MATTHHHSCLLGRRISVPRFHLLFSPKNPDKRSNFSVSIGLRHFFGASSISTCNPKTPSRSCLRNCAAADDGDTTSSSEDKWGWDRWNRHFSEIEEVEAVVSLLKSQLEEAVKKEDFEEAVKLKQAIAEATVDDAVAEIMRQLQTAISEERYQDASRLCNETGCGLVGWWVSRPRDYAELFGRIVHITPGVGRFIAKSYSPRQLVAGAAGTPLFEIFVVKDNDGGYVMQVVYLTKCLTTSANSYLSGPQSSNASIDDPSIGDLRGSEVKVDKKEDKLLNAGEPTEEGIKHVLKFLKDKIPGLKLKVMDGIKITEEEIVGSDDATEELVGEGIEETNSSDEEEEEEGENDRIEEISSMDSADYEKHLNTKLVIGGVLHNIEDSSIDDDTDRVSADIMDAKRDSFILHVPREKVFDYSMDRMQYRAPKEQVTAISPQGISDLMPPEVAKTFWGSEKASLKVSSTLDEMVRIGFENAQEGICFSDYTSYNRIITPESNLDPFDGLYVGAFGPYGTEIVQLKRKYGRWENAEGSNASDIEFFEYVEAVKLTGDPNVPAGQVTFRARIGNGSRMTDHGLFPEELGVLASYGGQGRVADVGFENPKWVAGKLLKLNGKGMGPYVKGADLGFLYIGPDPEKSFLVLFNRLRLPE; the protein is encoded by the exons ATGGCGACAACTCATCATCATTCATGCCTTCTCGGTCGAAGAATCTCCGTTCCTCGATTTCATCTCCTCTTCAGCCCTAAAAATCCGGACAAACGCTCTAATTTCTCCGTATCTATCGGCCTACGACACTTCTTCGGCGCTTCTTCTATATCAACCTGTAACCCTAAAACACCGTCTCGGAGCTGTTTACGAAATTGCGCCGCCGCTGATGACGGAGATACCACGAGTTCGTCTGAGGATAAGTGGGGTTGGGATCGTTGGAACCGTCACTTCTCCGAGATTGAAGAAGTCGAGGCCGTTGTTTCTCTTCTCAAG TCTCAACTTGAAGAGGCCGTTAAAAAAGAAGACTTTGAAGAAGCAGTTAAGTTGAAACAAGCCATTGCTGAAGCTACTGTTGATGATGCTGTGGCTGAGATTATGCGCCAGTTACAG ACTGCAATAAGCGAAGAGCGTTACCAGGATGCTTCCAGGTTATGCAATGAGACAGGATGTGGACTG GTGGGCTGGTGGGTTAGTCGTCCTCGAGATTATGCGGAACTATTTGGCAGAATTGTACACATAACTCCCGGTGTTGGTAGGTTTATTGCCAAGAGTTACAGTCCAAG ACAGCTTGTGGCTGGCGCAGCTGGAACACCTCTGTTTGAGATTTTCGTTGTTAAAGACAACGATGGAGGATATGTTATGCAG GTAGTGTATTTGACGAAATGCCTTACCACTTCCGCGAACTCCTATTTAAGCGGACCGCAATCATCGAATGCCTCAATTGATGATCCATCCATTGGAGATTTGCGAGGAAGTGAAGTGAAGGTggataaaaaagaagataagCTACTGAATGCTGGGGAACCAACTGAAGAAGGAATTAAACATGTGCTGAAATTTCTAAAAGATAAAATCCCAGGGCTAAAGCTGAAAGTAATGGATGGTATTAAAATCACTGAGGAAGAGATTGTAGGTAGTGATGATGCTACTGAAGAGCTGGTTGGAGAAGGCATTGAGGAAACAAATTcttctgatgaagaagaggaagaagaaggagaaaatgaCAGAATTGAGGAAATTTCATCCATGGATAGTGCAGATTATGAAAAGCATTTAAACACTAAGCTTGTCATCGGAGGGGTTCTACACAAC ATAGAGGATTCCTCTATAGATGATGATACTGATCGTGTTTCAGCAGATATAATGGATGCTAAAAGAGATTCCTTTATCTTGCATGTTCCTAGGGAAAAGGTGTTTGATTATAGTATGGACAGAATGCAATACAGAGCGCCCAAGGAACAAGTAACAGCTATTTCACCTCAAGGAATTTCAGATCTGATGCCACCAGAGGTTGCCAAGACGTTCTGGGGTTCAGAGAAAGCTTCTTTGAAG GTATCGAGTACTCTGGATGAGATGGTCAGGATTGGTTTCGAAAATGCACAAGAAGGAATTTGTTTCTCTGACTATACATCATATAATAGAATCATAACTCCTGAAAGCAACCTAGACCCTTTTGACG GCCTATATGTGGGTGCATTCGGGCCTTATGGCACGGAGATAGTGCAACTTAAGCGTAAGTATGGTCGGTGGGAAAATGCAGAGGGAAGCAACGCATCAGATATAGAGTTCTTTGAATATGTTGAGGCTGTAAAGTTGACAGGAGATCCAAATGTGCCGGCTGGACAG GTGACATTTCGTGCAAGGATTGGGAATGGGAGTCGCATGACGGATCATGGATTGTTTCCAGAAGAACTGGGAGTG CTTGCGAGTTACGGAGGACAAGGAAGAGTCGCCGACGTTGGGTTTGAAAACCCAAAATGGGTCGCGGGAAAGCTATTAAAACTCAACGGAAAG GGAATGGGACCATATGTGAAAGGCGCGGATCTTGGATTTCTATATATTGGCCCTGACCCTGAGAAGAGTTTCTTGGTCCTTTTCAACCGTCTGAGACTGCCTGAGTGA
- the LOC104776807 gene encoding F-box protein At5g25290-like yields the protein MERCTLKRQLSCPDLESAKALCSSWILQPKGGSPLLMLSQEKDDCRVYNPADDTVYETKSDLSGYRFVASSGKWFLVIDSRLKLYIIDVFGEEERIDLPGLETFKGYFEIEREGEDKIRHVLIGTSSRTRPSTAKDVRGLLWVEDKKGGDYVVLWHFERSEYVAFCKKGDDHYREISTRDDVRLELRGVNHMLLKGHDLYIFATRDFVRHLDLSRRHNGFKDVSQNHRLPMWPPLPSRDEIERINKYKIISSNESIAVTRSGEVLLVYTYELTSKDRVFHLYKRDPKDLDPTTYDTRLVEVHSLGDEALFLDLGITVPADHTLGIEPNSIYFTRGNRIRHRVSSSLDICVFSLTTKTIKRFPSLSNLNIKDAQWFLPS from the coding sequence ATGGAGAGATGTACGCTGAAACGACAGTTGAGTTGTCCGGATCTTGAGTCTGCAAAGGCCCTCTGTTCGAGTTGGATTCTGCAGCCAAAAGGCGGATCTCCGTTGCTGATGCTGTCTCAAGAAAAGGACGATTGTCGTGTGTACAACCCAGCCGATGATACGGTTTACGAGACGAAGAGTGACCTTTCAGGGTATCGATTCGTGGCAAGCTCCGGCAAGTGGTTTCTGGTGATAGATTCTCGATTGAAGCTCTATATTATAGATGTGTTTGGCGAGGAGGAGAGGATCGATCTTCCTGGACTAGAAACATTCAAGGGTTATTTTGAGATTGAGCGAGAAGGAGAAGATAAAATCAGACATGTACTGATCGGTACTTCATCTCGTACGCGTCCTTCTACTGCCAAAGATGTGAGAGGTCTATTGTGGGTCGAGGACAAGAAAGGAGGAGACTACGTTGTATTGTGGCATTTCGAAAGGAGCGAGTACGTAGCGTTTTGCAAGAAAGGGGATGATCATTACCGCGAGATTTCAACACGGGACGATGTTCGCTTGGAGTTACGAGGCGTAAACCATATGTTACTTAAAGGTCACGATCTTTACATCTTTGCCACCCGTGATTTCGTTCGACACTTGGATTTGTCTCGACGGCACAATGGTTTCAAGGATGTATCCCAGAACCATAGGCTTCCAATGTGGCCGCCACTTCCGAGTAGGGATGAAATTGAAAGAATCAACAAATATAAGATCATCTCATCTAACGAAAGCATTGCTGTTACAAGGTCTGGTGAGGTATTGCTTGTCTATACTTACGAGCTAACCTCAAAGGATAGGGTGTTCCACCTCTACAAGAGGGATCCTAAAGATCTTGACCCGACTACCTATGACACCAGGCTTGTTGAGGTACATTCTCTAGGTGATGAGGCCCTCTTTTTGGATTTGGGTATCACCGTGCCTGCTGACCATACCCTTGGTATTGAGCCTAACTCCATCTATTTCACCCGCGGTAATCGTATCCGTCACCGCGTTTCTTCATCCCTCGACATCTGTGTGTTCAGTCTTACAACAAAGACCATCAAACGCTTCCCCAGTCTCTCCAACTTAAACATCAAGGATGCTCAGTGGTTTCTTCCCTCTTGA
- the LOC104776804 gene encoding uncharacterized protein LOC104776804 isoform X2: MEGGRGSVDESHVDRMFDTTIEELCKNLCELQSSNQSPSRQSFGSYGDESKIDSDLQHLALGEMRGIDILEDEEGDEEDEVAKPEEFDIKSNSSKLGLDVIPKDMEKRVGKKDVNRSNVGVGGGTRKKKVGTTTTTTKLQNGNEEPSSENVELARFLLNQARNLVSSGDSTHKGLELTHRAAKLFEASAENGKPCLEWIMCLHVTAAIHCKLKEYNEAIPVLQRSVEIPVVEEGEEHALAKFSGLMQLGDTYAMVGQIENSISCYTEGLNIQKKVLGENDPRVGETCRYLSEALVQALRFDEAQQVCETALSIHKETGLPGSIAEAADRRLMGLICETKGDHENALEHLVLASMAMAANGQESEVAFVDTSIGDSYLSLSRFDEAICAYQKSLTALKTAKGENHPAVGSVYIRLADLYNRTGKVREAKSYCENALRIYESHNLDISPEEIASGLTDISVICESMNEVEQAISLLQKALKIYSDSPGQKIMIAGIEAQMGVLYYMMGKYMESYNTFKSAVSKLRATGKKQSTFFGIALNQMGLACIQLDAVEEAVELFEEAKCILEQECGPYHPETLGLYSNLAGAYDAIGRLDDAIALLGHVVGVREEKLGTANPVTEDEKKRLVQLLKEAGNVTGRKAKSLKTLIDSDLTSSALR; the protein is encoded by the exons ATGGAAGGAGGAAGAGGGTCTGTTGACGAATCTCATGTCGATCGAATGTTCGACACAACGATAGAGGAGCTTTGTAAGAATCTCTGCGAATTGCAGAGTTCTAATCAGTCTCCGTCGAGGCAGAGCTTTGGATCTTACGGTGATGAGTCAAAGATTGATTCTGATCTACAGCATCTTGCTTTGGGAGAGATGCGAGGTATTGATAttttggaagatgaagaaggagatgaggaGGACGAAGTGGCAAAGCCAGAAGAGTTTGATATCAAGTCAAACtcttcaaagttgggtttggaTGTCATTCCCAAGGATATGGAGAAACGAGTTGGTAAGAAGGATGTGAATAGATCGAACGTGGGAGTTGGTGGTGgcacgaggaagaagaaagtcggaactaccaccaccaccaccaagttGCAAAATGGAAATGAAGAGCCTTCATCTGAAAACGTAGAGCTGGCACGGTTTTTACTGAACCAAGCGAGAAACTTGGTTAGTTCTGGTGATAGTACCCACAAAGGTCTCGAGTTAACTCATAGAGCAGCTAAATTGTTTGAGGCTTCTGCAGAGAATGGGAAACCGTGTTTAGAATGGATCATGTGTTTGCATGTGACAGCAGCTATCCATTGTAAGTTAAAGGAGTACAATGAGGCAATCCCGGTTCTGCAGCGCTCAGTTGAGATTCCAGTTGTCGAAGAAGGTGAAGAGCATGCTCTTGCTAAATTTTCTGGTCTGATGCAGTTAGGTGACACTTATGCTATGGTGGGGCAGATAGAGAATTCGATATCTTGTTATACCGAGGGACTGAACATTCAGAAGAAG GTTTTGGGAGAAAATGACCCAAGAGTTGGTGAAACATGCAGATACCTATCTGAGGCTCTTGTACAAGCATTAAGGTTTGATGAGGCTCAGCAGGTGTGTGAAACGGCTCTTTCTATACATAAAGAAACAGGTTTACCAGGTTCAATCGCAGAGGCGGCAGATAGAAGACTCATGGGTCTTATATGTGAGACTAAGGGAGATCATGAGAACGCCCTCGAGCATTTGGTATTAGCCAGTATGGCTATGGCAGCAAATGGACAAGAGTCTGAGGTTGCTTTTGTTGATACTAGCATTGGTGACTCGTACTTGTCTTTGTCTCGGTTTGATGAAGCAATTTGTGCTTACCAGAAATCTCTGACAGCACTGAAGACAGCAAAAGGAGAGAACCATCCAGCTGTCGGTTCAGTTTATATCCGTTTAGCTGATCTCTATAACCGAACAGGAAAAGTTCGAGAAGCAAAATCTTATTGTGAAAATGCTCTCCGGATATACGAGTCGCATAACCTAGACATATCTCCTGAAGAGATTGCAAGTGGTCTTACAGATATCTCCGTGATTTGTGAGTCTATGAACGAGGTGGAACAAGCTATTAGCTTGCTTCAAAAGGCGCTCAAGATATACTCTGATTCTCCTGGTCAGAAAATCATGATTGCAGGGATTGAAGCTCAAATGGGAGTGCTGTACTATATGATGGGGAAGTATATGGAGTCGTACAACACATTTAAGAGCGCTGTCTCAAAACTACGGGCGACTGGAAAGAAACAATCGACGTTCTTTGGGATTGCACTTAACCAAATGGGTTTAGCATGCATTCAGCTCGACGCAGTAGAAGAGGCTGTTGAGTTGTTTGAGGAAGCCAAGTGTATTTTAGAACAAGAGTGTGGTCCTTATCACCCTGAAACACTTGGATTGTACAGCAACCTTGCTGGAGCTTATGATGCAATTGGCAG GTTGGATGATGCGATTGCCCTGCTAGGACACGTGGTTGGGGTTCGGGAGGAAAAGCTCGGGACAGCGAATCCTGTAACGGAAGACGAGAAGAAGAGGCTGGTCCAACTCTTGAAAGAAGCTGGTAACGTTACAGGAAGGAAAGCTAAATCCCTCAAGACTCTAATTGATTCCGATCTCACTTCCTCGGCTCTTCGTTAA
- the LOC104776805 gene encoding alpha-mannosidase I MNS5 isoform X2, protein MRYTASSSIMMSCTLLHPKKRLFLCLLVSLAFFLVVVDTSSQQHLEVKKKLMREKVRQMFYHAYDNYMAYAFPHDELKPLTKSFTDSLSELGNLKLEHLPTDYNGSAVTLVESLSSLAILGNSSEFEKGVHWLSDNLIFDIDARVNLFECNIRVLGGLISAHLLAIDPTNRLIQGSYNNQLLQLAEDLGKRFLPAFETPTGLPYAWINLKNGVMENETTETSTSGCGSLILEMGALSRLTGDPRFESAALRALRQLWRMRSSLDLLGTTLDVVTGEWLEYSSSIGAGVDSFYEYLLKAYILFGKEDYWQMFSSAYLASQKYFRHGPWYHEANMWSGKPTYWQLTSLQAFWPGLQVLAGDIAAANSTHREFFHVWEKFGVLPERYLLDHQMIHPTMKYYPLRPELAESTFYLYQATKDPWYLDVGEAMVKSLNLYTKVPGGFASVRDVTTMQLEDHQHSFFLAETCKYLYLLFDDSFVAKRNYIFTTEGHPIQVVSSWHEKLPKSYSGNWTLSKRGAWESGASALSLQVCPSIALNSRRPEQHRESACHVPDEKINHRCWSNKECGVDATTCRQRSCSGVGYCGLWNPL, encoded by the exons atgAGATACACAGCTTCATCATCGATCATGATGTCTTGTACTCTCCTCCATCCAAAGAAGCGTCTCTTCCTCTGCTTGCTTGTTTCTCTCGCTTTCTTCCTCGTCGTCGTCGACACCTCCTCTCAGCAGCATCTCGAGGTCAAGAAGAAACTTATGCGAGAGAAAGTACGCCAGAT GTTCTACCATGCGTATGACAACTACATGGCTTACGCGTTTCCG CATGATGAGCTAAAGCCTCTTACAAAAAGTTTCACAGACTCCCTCAGTGAGCTGGGAAATCTCAAG CTTGAACACCTGCCAACAGATTATAATGGATCAGCTGTAACACTTGTTGAATCCTTATCCAG CCTTGCTATATTGGGAAACAGTTCAGAGTTTGAAAAGGGGGTTCACTGGCTCTCAGATAATCTAATATTCGATATTGATGCACGGGTCAACCTTTTTGAG TGCAATATAAGAGTTCTTGGAGGACTTATCTCAGCTCATCTTCTTGCAATTGATCCAACTAATAGGTTGATTCAGGGGTCCTACAACAATCAGCTTCTTCAATTAGCTGAAGACCTTGGAAAACGCTTTTTACCAGCGTTTGAAACACCAACAGGATTACCATATGCATGGATTAATTTGAAG AATGGAGTAATGGAGAATGAGACAACTGAAACAAGCACTTCAGGATGTG GTTCTCTCATTCTTGAAATGGGAGCACTGTCACGGCTCACTGGTGACCCTAGGTTTGAATCAGCTGCATTACGTGCGCTTCGTCAGCTATGGAGGATGCGAAGTTCATTAGATCTGCTTGGGACGACTCTGGATGTGGTAACTGGGGAATGGCTGGAGTACTCCTCCAGCATTGGAGCTG GGGTTGACTCTTTCTATGAATACCTCTTGAAGGCTTATattctttttggaaaagaagacTACTGGCAAATGTTTAGTTCTGCTTATCTGGCATCTCAGAAGTATTTCAGACATGGGCCTTG GTACCATGAAGCTAATATGTGGAGTGGGAAACCTACTTATTGGCAGCTCACAAGTCTTCAGGCGTTTTGGCCCGGTCTACAG GTTCTCGCTGGAGATATTGCAGCTGCAAATTCAACGCACCGCGAGTTTTTCCATGTATGGGAGAAGTTTGGTGTATTGCCTGAGAG GTATCTACTGGATCATCAAATGATACATCCGACCATGAAGTACTATCCACTACGTCCTGAATTAGCAGAATCCACGTTCTACCTATACCAAGctacaaaag ATCCGTGGTACCTAGATGTTGGGGAAGCAATGGTAAAATCTCTTAATTTGTACACAAAGGTGCCAGGGGGATTTGCAAGTGTCAGAGATGTGACGACCATGCAATTGGAAGATCATCAGCACAGTTTCTTTCTTGCTGAAAC GTGCAAGTACTTATATCTCCTCTTCGATGATTCATTTGTGGCCAAAaggaattatatatttacaaccGAGGGCCACCCTATTCAGGTTGTGAGCTCCTGGCATGAGAAACTACCAAAAAGTTATTCAGGCAACTGGACGCTTTCAAAG AGAGGGGCATGGGAAAGTGGAGCTAGCGCATTGTCACTGCAAGTATGTCCATCCATAGCTCTCAACTCTAGACGTCCTGAGCAACACAGAGAGAGTGCTTGCCATGTCCCTGACGAGAAAATCAATCATAGGTGTTGGAGCAACAAAGAGTGTGGAGTTGATGCCACTACTTGTAGACAAAGATCCTGCAGCGGAGTTGGATACTGCGGCTTATGGAATCCCTTATAA
- the LOC104776804 gene encoding uncharacterized protein LOC104776804 isoform X1 — translation MEGGRGSVDESHVDRMFDTTIEELCKNLCELQSSNQSPSRQSFGSYGDESKIDSDLQHLALGEMRGIDILEDEEGDEEDEVAKPEEFDIKSNSSKLGLDVIPKDMEKRVGKKDVNRSNVGVGGGTRKKKVGTTTTTTKLQNGNEEPSSENVELARFLLNQARNLVSSGDSTHKGLELTHRAAKLFEASAENGKPCLEWIMCLHVTAAIHCKLKEYNEAIPVLQRSVEIPVVEEGEEHALAKFSGLMQLGDTYAMVGQIENSISCYTEGLNIQKKVLGENDPRVGETCRYLSEALVQALRFDEAQQVCETALSIHKETGLPGSIAEAADRRLMGLICETKGDHENALEHLVLASMAMAANGQESEVAFVDTSIGDSYLSLSRFDEAICAYQKSLTALKTAKGENHPAVGSVYIRLADLYNRTGKVREAKSYCENALRIYESHNLDISPEEIASGLTDISVICESMNEVEQAISLLQKALKIYSDSPGQKIMIAGIEAQMGVLYYMMGKYMESYNTFKSAVSKLRATGKKQSTFFGIALNQMGLACIQLDAVEEAVELFEEAKCILEQECGPYHPETLGLYSNLAGAYDAIGRLDDAIALLGHVVGVREEKLGTANPVTEDEKKRLVQLLKEAGNVTGRKAKSLKTLIDSDLTSSALR, via the exons ATGGAAGGAGGAAGAGGGTCTGTTGACGAATCTCATGTCGATCGAATGTTCGACACAACGATAGAGGAGCTTTGTAAGAATCTCTGCGAATTGCAGAGTTCTAATCAGTCTCCGTCGAGGCAGAGCTTTGGATCTTACGGTGATGAGTCAAAGATTGATTCTGATCTACAGCATCTTGCTTTGGGAGAGATGCGAGGTATTGATAttttggaagatgaagaaggagatgaggaGGACGAAGTGGCAAAGCCAGAAGAGTTTGATATCAAGTCAAACtcttcaaagttgggtttggaTGTCATTCCCAAGGATATGGAGAAACGAGTTGGTAAGAAGGATGTGAATAGATCGAACGTGGGAGTTGGTGGTGgcacgaggaagaagaaagtcggaactaccaccaccaccaccaagttGCAAAATGGAAATGAAGAGCCTTCATCTGAAAACGTAGAGCTGGCACGGTTTTTACTGAACCAAGCGAGAAACTTGGTTAGTTCTGGTGATAGTACCCACAAAGGTCTCGAGTTAACTCATAGAGCAGCTAAATTGTTTGAGGCTTCTGCAGAGAATGGGAAACCGTGTTTAGAATGGATCATGTGTTTGCATGTGACAGCAGCTATCCATTGTAAGTTAAAGGAGTACAATGAGGCAATCCCGGTTCTGCAGCGCTCAGTTGAGATTCCAGTTGTCGAAGAAGGTGAAGAGCATGCTCTTGCTAAATTTTCTGGTCTGATGCAGTTAGGTGACACTTATGCTATGGTGGGGCAGATAGAGAATTCGATATCTTGTTATACCGAGGGACTGAACATTCAGAAGAAGGTTTTGGGAGAAAATGACCCAAGAGTTGGTGAAACATGCAGATACCTATCTGAGGCTCTTGTACAAGCATTAAGGTTTGATGAGGCTCAGCAG GTGTGTGAAACGGCTCTTTCTATACATAAAGAAACAGGTTTACCAGGTTCAATCGCAGAGGCGGCAGATAGAAGACTCATGGGTCTTATATGTGAGACTAAGGGAGATCATGAGAACGCCCTCGAGCATTTGGTATTAGCCAGTATGGCTATGGCAGCAAATGGACAAGAGTCTGAGGTTGCTTTTGTTGATACTAGCATTGGTGACTCGTACTTGTCTTTGTCTCGGTTTGATGAAGCAATTTGTGCTTACCAGAAATCTCTGACAGCACTGAAGACAGCAAAAGGAGAGAACCATCCAGCTGTCGGTTCAGTTTATATCCGTTTAGCTGATCTCTATAACCGAACAGGAAAAGTTCGAGAAGCAAAATCTTATTGTGAAAATGCTCTCCGGATATACGAGTCGCATAACCTAGACATATCTCCTGAAGAGATTGCAAGTGGTCTTACAGATATCTCCGTGATTTGTGAGTCTATGAACGAGGTGGAACAAGCTATTAGCTTGCTTCAAAAGGCGCTCAAGATATACTCTGATTCTCCTGGTCAGAAAATCATGATTGCAGGGATTGAAGCTCAAATGGGAGTGCTGTACTATATGATGGGGAAGTATATGGAGTCGTACAACACATTTAAGAGCGCTGTCTCAAAACTACGGGCGACTGGAAAGAAACAATCGACGTTCTTTGGGATTGCACTTAACCAAATGGGTTTAGCATGCATTCAGCTCGACGCAGTAGAAGAGGCTGTTGAGTTGTTTGAGGAAGCCAAGTGTATTTTAGAACAAGAGTGTGGTCCTTATCACCCTGAAACACTTGGATTGTACAGCAACCTTGCTGGAGCTTATGATGCAATTGGCAG GTTGGATGATGCGATTGCCCTGCTAGGACACGTGGTTGGGGTTCGGGAGGAAAAGCTCGGGACAGCGAATCCTGTAACGGAAGACGAGAAGAAGAGGCTGGTCCAACTCTTGAAAGAAGCTGGTAACGTTACAGGAAGGAAAGCTAAATCCCTCAAGACTCTAATTGATTCCGATCTCACTTCCTCGGCTCTTCGTTAA